In one Poecilia reticulata strain Guanapo linkage group LG8, Guppy_female_1.0+MT, whole genome shotgun sequence genomic region, the following are encoded:
- the hmgxb4a gene encoding HMG domain-containing protein 4a isoform X1, which translates to MDPRKLEVSVEGCLHPKTRKRADQEEAMAYEELKEMGADGGLVAGRSQREKRRSYKDLLREEEEIAAEVRKSSKKRPKDSELFMLGGDLHKKKKKHSDDHYYRDHDGLGPPPHKKKHKSAERSPPLSSPSSSHPADTAMGLLQAITSPMATGSDPSPHLHKKPSYPTFSSHSSKDRKREGSGGGSKGSHSSSHSRPMSLSSSSSSFKKHSSSSSSSKSSLFHGGAPKEEPLTLREADGLKMKLIMSPEKEEPESFPVTPHPSKVSVKKEKDRDRMQPTKSPKKKAAQSREPLPVVGKEVEVEGHYGGGVGDDSSSSGGELEAGELIIDDSYTHMSKKKKKSKKSKKKKDKEKDRDKDKSGKDKKHSKSFGESSRSHSHSHPTVSHSAVGPMYAMSKPITPHHQGHDGTTEKKKKKEDKDRDKHEKDKEKTKKKTTTAYQVFCKEYRVNINAEHPGLDFGELSKKLAEVWKAMPEKDKLVWRQKAQYLQHKQNKAEATTVKQKSSSDSKTKVVGTAAGLVSPTRTPGTMSLSPARVPDVDPIDAAAHLQLLGESLSLIGHRLQETEGMVAVSGSLSVLLDSILCALGPLTCLTAQIPQLNGCPRNVLSNTLDNIAYIMPGL; encoded by the exons ATGGACCCGCGTAAATTGGAGGTCTCCGTTGAG GGCTGCCTACAtcccaaaacaagaaaaagagcTGACCAAGAGGAAGCCATGGCATATGAGGAGTTAAAGG agATGGGGGCAGACGGGGGCCTCGTTGCTGGGCGTAGTCAGAGGGAGAAGAGGAGATCCTACAAGGATCTGTTGCGAGAGGAAGAAGAGATCGCTGCAGAAGTACGAAAGTCCTCCAAGAAACGCCCAAAG GATTCAGAGCTTTTCATGCTGGGAGGAGACCtgcacaagaagaagaagaagcacagTGACGACCACTATTACCGAG ATCACGACGGTTTAGGCCCGCCTCCTCATAAGAAGAAGCATAAGTCAGCAGAGCGCTCTCCRCCTCTGTCCTCCCCTTCCTCGTCTCACCCGGCGGACACGGCGATGGGCCTCCTGCAGGCCATCACCTCCCCCATGGCGACGGGCTCTGACCCCAGCCCCCACCTGCACAAGAAGCCTTCCTACCCAACGTTCTCCTCGCATTCCTCCAAGGACCGCAAACGCGAGGGCAGCGGCGGCGGGAGCAAAGGGAGCCACTCTTCGTCGCACTCCCGCCCCATGTCTctgtcgtcgtcgtcgtcgtcctTCAAGAAgcactcctcttcctcctcctcgtccaaGTCGTCCCTGTTCCACGGCGGCGCTCCCAAAGAGGAGCCGCTGACGCTACGCGAGGCCGACGGGCTGAAGATGAAGCTCATCATGTCGCCGGAGAAGGAGGAGCCCGAGAGCTTCCCGGTGACGCCGCACCCGTCCAAGGTCAGCGtgaagaaggagaaggacaGAGACAGGATGCAGCCGACCAAGTCGCCCAAGAAGAAGGCGGCGCAGAGCAGAGAGCCGCTGCCCGTGGTGgggaaggaggtggaggtggaag GTCATTACGGAGGAGGCGTGGGAGACGATAGCTCATCATCTGGTGGAGAACTGGAGGCTGGGGAGCTGATCATAGACGATTCATATACGCACATgtccaaaaagaagaagaagagcaagaaaagcaagaagaagaaagacaagGAGAAGGACAGAGACAAGGACAAAAGTGGAAAGGACAAGAAGCACAGCAAAAGTTTTGGAG AATCGTCGAGAAGCCACAGTCACTCCCATCCTACTGTCAGCCATAGTGCCGTCGGGCCGATGTACGCCATGAGCAAACCCATCACTCCCCACCACCAAGGCCATGACGGAAcgacagagaagaagaagaagaaagaggataAAGACAGAGACAAACACGAGAAGGATAAAGAAAag ACCAAGAAGAAGACAACGACAGCGTATCAGGTGTTTTGTAAAGAGTACAGGGTAAACATAAACGCAGAGCATCCAGGTTTAG ATTTTGGAGAGCTAAGCAAGAAGCTGGCCGAGGTGTGGAAGGCCATGCCTGAGAAAGACAAACTA GTGTGGAGGCAGAAGGCCCAGTatctgcaacacaaacagaacaaagcCGAGGCCACCACTGTGAAGCAGAAGTCCTCCAGCGACAGCAAAACCAAAG TCGTAGGAACGGCGGCGGGCCTGGTGTCGCCAACCAGAACGCCCGGCACCATGTCGCTGTCCCCGGCCCGGGTGCCGGACGTCGACCCCATCGACGCGGCGGctcacctgcagctgctggggGAGTCCCTGTCGCTCATCGGCCACCGGCTGCAAGAAACAGAA GGGATGGTGGCAGTGTCTGGGAGTTTGTCCGTTCTTCTGGACTCCATCTTGTGTGCGCTCGGCCCGTTGACGTGCCTCACAGCGCAGATACCGCAGCTAAACGGATGCCCTCGAAACGTCCTG TCAAACACCTTGGACAACATCGCCTACATCATGCCCGGACTGTGA
- the hmgxb4a gene encoding HMG domain-containing protein 4a isoform X2 — translation MAYEELKEMGADGGLVAGRSQREKRRSYKDLLREEEEIAAEVRKSSKKRPKDSELFMLGGDLHKKKKKHSDDHYYRDHDGLGPPPHKKKHKSAERSPPLSSPSSSHPADTAMGLLQAITSPMATGSDPSPHLHKKPSYPTFSSHSSKDRKREGSGGGSKGSHSSSHSRPMSLSSSSSSFKKHSSSSSSSKSSLFHGGAPKEEPLTLREADGLKMKLIMSPEKEEPESFPVTPHPSKVSVKKEKDRDRMQPTKSPKKKAAQSREPLPVVGKEVEVEGHYGGGVGDDSSSSGGELEAGELIIDDSYTHMSKKKKKSKKSKKKKDKEKDRDKDKSGKDKKHSKSFGESSRSHSHSHPTVSHSAVGPMYAMSKPITPHHQGHDGTTEKKKKKEDKDRDKHEKDKEKTKKKTTTAYQVFCKEYRVNINAEHPGLDFGELSKKLAEVWKAMPEKDKLVWRQKAQYLQHKQNKAEATTVKQKSSSDSKTKVVGTAAGLVSPTRTPGTMSLSPARVPDVDPIDAAAHLQLLGESLSLIGHRLQETEGMVAVSGSLSVLLDSILCALGPLTCLTAQIPQLNGCPRNVLSNTLDNIAYIMPGL, via the exons ATGGCATATGAGGAGTTAAAGG agATGGGGGCAGACGGGGGCCTCGTTGCTGGGCGTAGTCAGAGGGAGAAGAGGAGATCCTACAAGGATCTGTTGCGAGAGGAAGAAGAGATCGCTGCAGAAGTACGAAAGTCCTCCAAGAAACGCCCAAAG GATTCAGAGCTTTTCATGCTGGGAGGAGACCtgcacaagaagaagaagaagcacagTGACGACCACTATTACCGAG ATCACGACGGTTTAGGCCCGCCTCCTCATAAGAAGAAGCATAAGTCAGCAGAGCGCTCTCCRCCTCTGTCCTCCCCTTCCTCGTCTCACCCGGCGGACACGGCGATGGGCCTCCTGCAGGCCATCACCTCCCCCATGGCGACGGGCTCTGACCCCAGCCCCCACCTGCACAAGAAGCCTTCCTACCCAACGTTCTCCTCGCATTCCTCCAAGGACCGCAAACGCGAGGGCAGCGGCGGCGGGAGCAAAGGGAGCCACTCTTCGTCGCACTCCCGCCCCATGTCTctgtcgtcgtcgtcgtcgtcctTCAAGAAgcactcctcttcctcctcctcgtccaaGTCGTCCCTGTTCCACGGCGGCGCTCCCAAAGAGGAGCCGCTGACGCTACGCGAGGCCGACGGGCTGAAGATGAAGCTCATCATGTCGCCGGAGAAGGAGGAGCCCGAGAGCTTCCCGGTGACGCCGCACCCGTCCAAGGTCAGCGtgaagaaggagaaggacaGAGACAGGATGCAGCCGACCAAGTCGCCCAAGAAGAAGGCGGCGCAGAGCAGAGAGCCGCTGCCCGTGGTGgggaaggaggtggaggtggaag GTCATTACGGAGGAGGCGTGGGAGACGATAGCTCATCATCTGGTGGAGAACTGGAGGCTGGGGAGCTGATCATAGACGATTCATATACGCACATgtccaaaaagaagaagaagagcaagaaaagcaagaagaagaaagacaagGAGAAGGACAGAGACAAGGACAAAAGTGGAAAGGACAAGAAGCACAGCAAAAGTTTTGGAG AATCGTCGAGAAGCCACAGTCACTCCCATCCTACTGTCAGCCATAGTGCCGTCGGGCCGATGTACGCCATGAGCAAACCCATCACTCCCCACCACCAAGGCCATGACGGAAcgacagagaagaagaagaagaaagaggataAAGACAGAGACAAACACGAGAAGGATAAAGAAAag ACCAAGAAGAAGACAACGACAGCGTATCAGGTGTTTTGTAAAGAGTACAGGGTAAACATAAACGCAGAGCATCCAGGTTTAG ATTTTGGAGAGCTAAGCAAGAAGCTGGCCGAGGTGTGGAAGGCCATGCCTGAGAAAGACAAACTA GTGTGGAGGCAGAAGGCCCAGTatctgcaacacaaacagaacaaagcCGAGGCCACCACTGTGAAGCAGAAGTCCTCCAGCGACAGCAAAACCAAAG TCGTAGGAACGGCGGCGGGCCTGGTGTCGCCAACCAGAACGCCCGGCACCATGTCGCTGTCCCCGGCCCGGGTGCCGGACGTCGACCCCATCGACGCGGCGGctcacctgcagctgctggggGAGTCCCTGTCGCTCATCGGCCACCGGCTGCAAGAAACAGAA GGGATGGTGGCAGTGTCTGGGAGTTTGTCCGTTCTTCTGGACTCCATCTTGTGTGCGCTCGGCCCGTTGACGTGCCTCACAGCGCAGATACCGCAGCTAAACGGATGCCCTCGAAACGTCCTG TCAAACACCTTGGACAACATCGCCTACATCATGCCCGGACTGTGA
- the ankrd54 gene encoding ankyrin repeat domain-containing protein 54: protein MDGWRSVVVSENDRAISDGECMLGYGAGGETREAAGAEPRSSAERMEDLGAEAAAASVGFGISGIGEGKMVLGRIGSRDDTELRYLHLLWEPGRGEFDTVAESSRLGKIAGSRARRHQRAVRNLGPIGKDIYAAKRLREAANSNDIDTVRKLLQDDIDPCAADDKGRTALHFSSCNGNDSIVQLLLSYGADPNQRDSLGNTPLHLAACTNHVPVITTLLRSGARVDALDRAGRTPLHLARSKLNILQEGESRSLETLRGEVTQIIQMLREYLNLMGQSEAKERLEHISTQLQHTRTREQVDEVTDLLASFTSLSLQKQNLDAR, encoded by the exons atggacGGATGGAGGTCTGTCGTTGTTTCGGAAAATGACCGAGCCATCTCCGACGGGGAATGCATGCTTGGATACGGAGCCGGAGGTGAGACCCGGGAAGCGGCGGGTGCGGAGCCGCGGAGCTCCGCAGAAAGGATGGAGGACTTGGGCGCAGAAGCGGCAGCAGCATCYGTGGGGTTCGGGATCAGTGGGATAGGGGAAGGCAAAATGGTGCTGGGTCGAATCGGATCCAGAGACGACACAGAGCTCAGGTACCTGCACCTTTTGTGGGAGCCGGGGCGAGGTGAGTTCGACACGGTCGCCGAATCGAGCAGGCTGGGGAAGATAGCGGGGAGCAGGGCCAGGAGACACCAGCGAGCCGTGCGGAACCTGGGTCCCATTGGGAAAGACATTTACG CTGCTAAAAGACTGAGGGAAGCTGCCAACAGCAACGACATAGACACAG tgcgaAAGCTCCTGCAGGATGACATCGACCCATGTGCTGCAGACGACAAGGGCCGGACGGCGCTTCACTTCTCATCCTGCAATGGCAACGACAGCATCG TGCAGCTGTTGTTGAGTTATGGTGCCGACCCCAACCAGAGAGACAGCCTGGGAAATACCCCCCTGCACCTGG CGGCCTGTACCAACCACGTGCCTGTAATCACCACCCTGCTGAGATCAG GAGCTCGCGTGGACGCCCTGGACCGCGCAGGCCGGACCCCGCTGCACCTGGCGCGCTCCAAGCTCAACATTCTGCAGGAAGGAGAATCGCGCAGCTTGGAGACCCTCCGAGGGGAAGTCACCCAG ATTATCCAGATGCTCAGAGAGTACCTGAACCTAATGGGCCAAAGTGAGGCGAAGGAAAGACTGGAGCACATTTCAACACAGCTGCAGCACACACGCACCAGAGAGCAG GTGGACGAAGTGACTGATTTACTGGCCAGTTTTACATCGCTTAGTCTACAGAAGCAGAACCTGGATGCTAGGTAG